A region of uncultured Desulfobacter sp. DNA encodes the following proteins:
- a CDS encoding peptidoglycan endopeptidase, protein MKKSILHLIMVLIWAAPALASHSLIMDKQHCQTPVDSTPAVLFRQFIPSIAEEFIGMSVESAGGPQQAGKTDNSWLFYSIYTGAATRAGLVYKAFMPVSLLLENTHSIEADDVQNGDLIVLKNNLAAMVYQVDPNRRMHFIYASKKRDAVTVFNSDNIVYHAYWLENFKGFFRLNKDLLAPAQSK, encoded by the coding sequence ATGAAAAAATCAATCTTACATTTGATAATGGTTCTGATTTGGGCTGCACCGGCCCTGGCCAGCCACTCCCTTATTATGGATAAACAGCACTGCCAAACGCCGGTGGACTCGACACCTGCCGTGCTTTTTCGCCAGTTTATCCCATCAATTGCCGAAGAGTTCATTGGCATGTCTGTGGAGTCTGCCGGAGGTCCCCAACAGGCAGGGAAGACAGATAATTCCTGGCTGTTCTACTCCATTTACACCGGGGCTGCAACCAGGGCAGGCCTGGTGTACAAGGCATTTATGCCGGTATCCCTTTTACTGGAAAATACTCACAGTATCGAGGCGGATGATGTTCAAAACGGAGACCTGATTGTGTTGAAAAATAATCTTGCCGCCATGGTCTACCAGGTGGATCCAAACCGCCGGATGCATTTTATCTATGCATCAAAAAAAAGGGACGCGGTTACAGTTTTCAACAGTGATAATATCGTTTATCACGCATACTGGCTGGAGAACTTCAAAGGATTTTTCAGACTCAATAAAGATTTGCTGGCACCGGCCCAGTCAAAATAA